In one Antennarius striatus isolate MH-2024 chromosome 1, ASM4005453v1, whole genome shotgun sequence genomic region, the following are encoded:
- the LOC137596428 gene encoding FERM domain-containing protein 5-like, whose translation MLSRLMSSSIRSLDRECNCTVRLLDDSEYTCTIQRDAKGQYLFDLICHHLNLLEKDYFGIRYVDPDKQRHWLEFSKSIAKQMKSQPPFTMCLRVKFYPPDPAALREEITRYLVFLQVKRDLYHGRLLCKTSDAALLAAYILQAEIGDYDAGKHPEGYSSKFQFFPKHSEKLERRIADIHKTELIGQSPETSELNFLQKAQMLETYGVDPHPCKDVSGNPAFLAFTPFGFTVLQGNRRLHFLKWEEVTKLKFEAKTFHIYANQSEDKKIILTYFAPTPEACKHLWKCGVENQAFYKLEKSSQVRTVSSSNLFFKGSRFRYSGKVAKEVMEQSAKIKRDPPEIHRAGMVPSRSCPSITHGPRLTSVPRTRRRAVHISIMEGLESLRDSAHSTPVRSVSHGDSFMSSRGHMVDGSEASTSAVISDEAYSPSDSVLPTPVAEHGMEMPLARHLNGASCSVDEEKESDALKEGQAADFSSARRALRMVRSRPSPPSDIQELNKFILSVIRMFLVTIGLLFVLLLLLIMLTESDLDIAFLRDIRKTPEFQQFHFEYFCPLRRWFACKLRWMGGFLISK comes from the exons CGTGATGCCAAAGGACAGTACCTGTTCGACCTCATCTGCCACCATCTCAACCTGCTGGAGAAAGACTACTTTGGAATTAGATATGTTGACCCAGACAAACAGAGG CATTGGTTGGAGTTTTCAAAATCAATTGCCAAGCAAATGAAAT CCCAGCCTCCTTTCACCATGTGTTTGCGTGTCAAGTTTTACCCTCCTGACCCCGCTGCCCTCAGAGAGGAAATCACCAG ATATCTCGTCTTCCTACAGGTTAAGAGGGATCTCTATCATGGTCGGCTTCTGTGCAAGACGTCGGATGCTGCTCTGTTGGCTGCCTACATTCTACAAG CTGAAATTGGTGACTATGATGCTGGGAAACACCCAGAGGGCTACAGCTCCAAGTTTCAGTTCTTCCCTAAGCACTCAGAGAAGCTGGAGCGGCGGATTGCTGACATCCACAAAACTGAGCTAAT aGGTCAGAGTCCTGAAACTTCAGAGCTCAACTTCCTCCAGAAAGCTCAGATGCTGGAGACGTACGGCGTGGACCCTCATCCATGCAAG GATGTGTCTGGCAACCCAGCTTTTCTGGCTTTTACTCCCTTTGGATTCACTGTGCTGCAAGGAAACAGGAGGCTGCATTTCCTCAAATG GGAGGAGGTGACAAAACTCAAGTTTGAAGCAAAGACATTCCATATTTATGCAAATCAGTCAGAG GATAAGAAGATCATACTGACATACTTTGCGCCCACACCTGAGGCCTGTAAGCATCTGTGGAAGTGTGGGGTGGAGAATCAGGCCTTCTACAA GTTGGAAAAGTCGAGTCAAGTACGAACGGTGTCCAGTAGTAATCTGTTCTTCAAGGGTAGCCGCTTCCGATACAG TGGAAAGGTTGCAAAAGAGGTAATGGAACAAAGTGCCAAAATTAAGCGAGATCCTCCTGAGATACACAG GGCCGGCATGGTACCGAGTAGGAGCTGTCCATCCATCACCCACGGGCCTCGTTTGACCAGCGTGCCCAGGACCCGACGGAGAGCCGTACACATCTCCATCATGGAGG GTCTGGAGTCCCTCCGAGACAGTGCCCACTCCACGCCTGTGCGCTCCGTCTCCCACGGCGactccttcatgtcctcccgAGGCCATATGGTGGACGGCAGCGAGGCGAGCACCTCGGCGGTCATCTCCGATGAGGCCTACAGCCCGTCGGACAGCGTGTTGCCCACGCCTGTGGCCGAGCACGGGATGGAGATGCCTTTGGCTCGTCACTTGAACGGCGCGTCCTGCAGCGTGGATGAGGAAAAGGAGTCAGACGCATTGAAAGAGGGACAGGCGGCAGATTTCAGCTCCGCCAGGAGAGCACTGCGTATGGTCCGGAGTCGGCCATCACCACCAAGCGACATACAAGAGCTGAATAAGTTCATCCTGAGCGTCATACGAATGTTCCTGGTTACCATCGGACTGCTGTTCgttctgctgcttctcctcATCATGCTGACAGAGTCGGACCTGGACATTGCTTTCCTAAGAGACATCCGCAAAACACCTGAATTCCAGCAGTTCCACTTTGAATACTTCTGCCCTCTGCGGCGCTGGTTCGCCTGTAAGTTACGATGGATGGGAGGGTTCCTCATCAGCAAATGA
- the wdr76 gene encoding WD repeat-containing protein 76 isoform X2 — protein sequence MTTRLKREAILEVSVTDMTPLKAAATLRRSSRNTLLPKRLQYSPESEAVVKKKRSKTLNDTNTKREKQSKKNIKEEDDVGNSDEEHPSTSHIHGGLSAYELERLENIRQNKAFLSSINLFQATEEFKKVMRPKPSQRGLMRSQAVVKEVLPARKSLRLQNKEAEVLTLPPEPRGVLISEQAEPLKKPRGPLTMTPINMEEGSKLPPQLLKICSQDIKEKKRNLDLNGYCTALRNMRLTEDQVAKVVKDRIFSAAFHPCNSSLLVAAGDTWGKIGIWKLGTDWDNDGVLLFEPHTRPVSCMAFSRAHPTHLLSLSYDGSVRCMDVEKAVFDDVYDTDGLLKTFDFMSHDCSTLVVGNSYGQVAVIDRRTPGNSHESLHSMDPKTLRCVNVHPTQKHYFAVAGSRDVNIYDSRNLKKTNSRTVSQLSGHSLSVSSAYFSPCTGNRVLTCCMDDYIRIYDTSAMTTQPPLLTSIRHDMQTGRWLTKLSAVWDPKREDCFVVGSMSRPRRVQVFHENGQLQHSFVDGENLHTVLSVTAFHPTRNALLGGNASGRVHIFTD from the exons ATGACAACACGGCTGAAACGTGAAGCTATCCTGGAGGTGTCGGTGACG GATATGACCCCCCTGAAAGCGGCCGCGACCCTCCGACGGTCCTCACGGAACACCCTCCTCCCGAAACGCCTCCAGTATTCTCCTGAAAGTGAAGCAGTCGTCAAGAAGAAG AGATCCAAAACGCTCAATGACACCAACACCAAGAGAGAAAAGCAGAGCAAAAAGAATATTAAGGAAGAGGACGACGTTGGAAATAGTGATGAAGAACATCCATCA acatCACACATCCATGGAGGACTTTCAGCGTACGAGCTGGAGCGTCTGGAGAACATCAGGCAAAATAAAGccttcctgtcctccatcaATTTATTCCAG GCAACTGAGGAGTTTAAGAAGGTGATGCGGCCGAAGCCGTCACAGAGGGGTCTGATGAG GTCACAGGCTGTGGTAAAAGAGGTGCTGCCAGCTCGCAAATCCCTCCGACTCCAAAATAAAGAAGCCGAAGTTTTGACCCTTCCCCCTGAACCCAGAGGCGTGCTGATCTCTGAACAG GCTGAGCCACTCAAGAAGCCCCGCGGCCCTCTGACCATGACTCCGATCAATATGGAAGAGGGAAGCAAGCTGCCGCCACAGCTTCTTAAGATCTGCTCACAA gatataaaagaaaagaagaggaacCTTGATCTGAATGG GTACTGCACAGCCCTGAGGAACATGAGGCTCACTGAGGATCAGGTGGCCAAAGTGGTGAAGGACCGCATCTTCTCTGCTGCGTTCCATCCTTGCAACAGCAGCTTGTTAGTCGCCGCAGGAGACACATGGGGCAAAATTGGCATCTGGAAgttg GGCACTGATTGGGACAATGATGGTGTGCTGCTGTTTGAACCTCACACCCGTCCAGTGTCCTGCATGGCCTTCTCCAGGGCTCATCCCACCCATCTGTTGAGCCTCAGCTATGACGGATCTGTGCGCTGCATGGACGTAGAGAAAGCTGTCTTTGATGAT gtGTACGACACTGATGGCCTtctaaaaacatttgatttcatGTCCCATGACTGCTCGACACTAGTAGTTGGGAACAGTTATGGGCAAGTTGCCGTTATCGATCGACGTACCCCAGG GAACTCGCATGAGTCCCTCCACTCAATGGACCCCAAGACGCTGCGTTGTGTTAATGTTCACCCTACACAGAAGCACTACTTTGCTGTGGCGGGAAGCAG GGATGTGAATATTTatgacagcagaaacctgaagaaGACCAACAGCCGAACAGTCTCCCAGCTGTCTGGCCACTCCTTAAGTGTATCCAGTGCCTATTTCTCCCCCTGTACCGGGAACAGAGTTCTTACCTGCTGTATGGATGACTACATAAG GATATATGATACATCTGCTATGACTACCCAACCTCCCCTCCTGACATCAATCAG ACATGACATGCAGACGGGTCGCTGGCTGACTAAGCTGTCAGCAGTGTGGGACCCCAAACGGGAGGACTGTTTCGTAGTGGGGAGTATGTCGAGGCCCAGGAGGGTGCAGGTGTTCCATGAAAACGGTCAGTTGCAACACTCCTTTGTTGATGGAGAAAACCTCCACACAGTGCTGTCGGTCACAGCTTTCCATCCCACGAGGAACGCCTTGCTGGGTGGCAACGCATCGGGGCGCGTGCACATCTTCACTGACTGA
- the wdr76 gene encoding WD repeat-containing protein 76 isoform X1 has protein sequence MTTRLKREAILEVSVTDMTPLKAAATLRRSSRNTLLPKRLQYSPESEAVVKKKRSKTLNDTNTKREKQSKKNIKEEDDVGNSDEEHPSTSHIHGGLSAYELERLENIRQNKAFLSSINLFQATEEFKKVMRPKPSQRGLMSRSQAVVKEVLPARKSLRLQNKEAEVLTLPPEPRGVLISEQAEPLKKPRGPLTMTPINMEEGSKLPPQLLKICSQDIKEKKRNLDLNGYCTALRNMRLTEDQVAKVVKDRIFSAAFHPCNSSLLVAAGDTWGKIGIWKLGTDWDNDGVLLFEPHTRPVSCMAFSRAHPTHLLSLSYDGSVRCMDVEKAVFDDVYDTDGLLKTFDFMSHDCSTLVVGNSYGQVAVIDRRTPGNSHESLHSMDPKTLRCVNVHPTQKHYFAVAGSRDVNIYDSRNLKKTNSRTVSQLSGHSLSVSSAYFSPCTGNRVLTCCMDDYIRIYDTSAMTTQPPLLTSIRHDMQTGRWLTKLSAVWDPKREDCFVVGSMSRPRRVQVFHENGQLQHSFVDGENLHTVLSVTAFHPTRNALLGGNASGRVHIFTD, from the exons ATGACAACACGGCTGAAACGTGAAGCTATCCTGGAGGTGTCGGTGACG GATATGACCCCCCTGAAAGCGGCCGCGACCCTCCGACGGTCCTCACGGAACACCCTCCTCCCGAAACGCCTCCAGTATTCTCCTGAAAGTGAAGCAGTCGTCAAGAAGAAG AGATCCAAAACGCTCAATGACACCAACACCAAGAGAGAAAAGCAGAGCAAAAAGAATATTAAGGAAGAGGACGACGTTGGAAATAGTGATGAAGAACATCCATCA acatCACACATCCATGGAGGACTTTCAGCGTACGAGCTGGAGCGTCTGGAGAACATCAGGCAAAATAAAGccttcctgtcctccatcaATTTATTCCAG GCAACTGAGGAGTTTAAGAAGGTGATGCGGCCGAAGCCGTCACAGAGGGGTCTGATGAG CAGGTCACAGGCTGTGGTAAAAGAGGTGCTGCCAGCTCGCAAATCCCTCCGACTCCAAAATAAAGAAGCCGAAGTTTTGACCCTTCCCCCTGAACCCAGAGGCGTGCTGATCTCTGAACAG GCTGAGCCACTCAAGAAGCCCCGCGGCCCTCTGACCATGACTCCGATCAATATGGAAGAGGGAAGCAAGCTGCCGCCACAGCTTCTTAAGATCTGCTCACAA gatataaaagaaaagaagaggaacCTTGATCTGAATGG GTACTGCACAGCCCTGAGGAACATGAGGCTCACTGAGGATCAGGTGGCCAAAGTGGTGAAGGACCGCATCTTCTCTGCTGCGTTCCATCCTTGCAACAGCAGCTTGTTAGTCGCCGCAGGAGACACATGGGGCAAAATTGGCATCTGGAAgttg GGCACTGATTGGGACAATGATGGTGTGCTGCTGTTTGAACCTCACACCCGTCCAGTGTCCTGCATGGCCTTCTCCAGGGCTCATCCCACCCATCTGTTGAGCCTCAGCTATGACGGATCTGTGCGCTGCATGGACGTAGAGAAAGCTGTCTTTGATGAT gtGTACGACACTGATGGCCTtctaaaaacatttgatttcatGTCCCATGACTGCTCGACACTAGTAGTTGGGAACAGTTATGGGCAAGTTGCCGTTATCGATCGACGTACCCCAGG GAACTCGCATGAGTCCCTCCACTCAATGGACCCCAAGACGCTGCGTTGTGTTAATGTTCACCCTACACAGAAGCACTACTTTGCTGTGGCGGGAAGCAG GGATGTGAATATTTatgacagcagaaacctgaagaaGACCAACAGCCGAACAGTCTCCCAGCTGTCTGGCCACTCCTTAAGTGTATCCAGTGCCTATTTCTCCCCCTGTACCGGGAACAGAGTTCTTACCTGCTGTATGGATGACTACATAAG GATATATGATACATCTGCTATGACTACCCAACCTCCCCTCCTGACATCAATCAG ACATGACATGCAGACGGGTCGCTGGCTGACTAAGCTGTCAGCAGTGTGGGACCCCAAACGGGAGGACTGTTTCGTAGTGGGGAGTATGTCGAGGCCCAGGAGGGTGCAGGTGTTCCATGAAAACGGTCAGTTGCAACACTCCTTTGTTGATGGAGAAAACCTCCACACAGTGCTGTCGGTCACAGCTTTCCATCCCACGAGGAACGCCTTGCTGGGTGGCAACGCATCGGGGCGCGTGCACATCTTCACTGACTGA